One stretch of Pedobacter riviphilus DNA includes these proteins:
- a CDS encoding TIGR01777 family oxidoreductase has translation MAKKILITGATGLVGTALKKHLLSKGYEVNTLSRKKDNNPNNFVWDVYKGTLDADCLNGVDAIIHLAGEPVADKKWTDERKKQIIDSRVKSTELLFKTIKSKPDHQLKSFISASAVGFYGDCGDEILTEESLNGYGFLAECCKLWEDAVDQGKKLSLRIVKLRTGIVLSNHGGALPQLDKPVKLFTGAALGTGKQWTPWLHIDDMVEMYIEAIENLKMENSYNACAPFPVTNKALTKAIAKRLHRPFWPVKVPKKALELLLGERVEAVLMSNNTSAQKILDAGFKFKFTHLEDALKDLYK, from the coding sequence ATGGCAAAGAAGATTCTGATTACCGGGGCTACAGGACTTGTGGGTACTGCGCTGAAAAAACATCTGCTAAGCAAAGGTTATGAGGTGAATACACTTTCGCGAAAGAAAGACAATAATCCCAATAATTTTGTGTGGGATGTTTACAAAGGAACGCTTGATGCTGATTGTTTGAATGGTGTAGATGCCATTATCCATTTAGCGGGAGAACCAGTTGCCGATAAAAAATGGACCGATGAACGCAAAAAACAGATCATCGATAGTCGCGTAAAATCAACCGAATTACTCTTTAAAACCATAAAATCTAAACCCGACCATCAGCTAAAATCGTTCATTTCTGCTTCGGCAGTTGGTTTTTATGGCGATTGCGGTGATGAAATTTTAACAGAAGAAAGTTTAAACGGTTACGGATTTTTAGCCGAATGCTGTAAACTTTGGGAAGATGCAGTAGATCAGGGCAAAAAACTAAGCCTCCGGATTGTAAAACTCCGTACGGGAATCGTTTTAAGTAATCATGGAGGGGCTTTACCACAGCTCGATAAACCGGTAAAGTTATTTACCGGAGCCGCTTTAGGTACGGGCAAACAATGGACGCCCTGGCTGCACATTGATGATATGGTAGAAATGTACATTGAGGCCATTGAAAATCTTAAAATGGAGAATTCATATAATGCTTGCGCGCCGTTTCCCGTAACTAATAAAGCGTTAACCAAAGCCATTGCCAAAAGGCTACACCGACCTTTTTGGCCTGTTAAGGTCCCCAAAAAAGCATTGGAATTGTTATTAGGAGAGCGTGTTGAGGCCGTATTAATGAGCAACAATACTTCAGCCCAAAAAATTCTAGATGCGGGATTCAAATTTAAATTCACACATCTGGAGGACGCGTTGAAAGATTTATACAAATAG
- a CDS encoding cryptochrome/photolyase family protein, protein MTSISILWFRRDLRLADHAALYHALKSDYPVLPLFIFDQHILDKLPKDDARVTFIYQTIEDLKRELQQYGSDLLIKYGKPEKIWPEILKEYDVKGVYTNHDYEPYACERDDNMAEFLTSEKIIFKTYKDQVIFEKNEILKADKTPYTVFTPFYKQWHAKLNDFYVEAYPTQKYLKNLLQIKHLPYPGLYEMGFEKRKLDFPKISYQNKLDDYAKKRDFPGLDGTTHIGLHLRFGTLSIRKAVKDALEAKSDVWLSELAWREFYMTILWHFPHSASNSFKKQYDKIKWQNNEDEFKAWCEGNTGYPIVDAGMRQLNQTGWMHNRVRMIVASFLTKHLLIDWRWGEAYFAEKLLDYEMASNVGGWQWAAGSGNDAAPYFRIFNPELQTKKFDPKFEYIKKWVPEFGTKKYAQPIVEHTFARERVLKVFKEALSNL, encoded by the coding sequence ATGACTTCAATATCAATTCTATGGTTCCGTCGCGATTTACGTTTAGCAGATCATGCTGCATTATATCATGCCCTTAAAAGCGATTATCCTGTTCTTCCGCTTTTCATTTTTGACCAGCATATATTAGATAAACTCCCGAAAGATGATGCCCGTGTAACTTTCATTTATCAAACCATTGAAGATTTAAAGAGAGAACTTCAGCAATATGGATCAGATTTATTGATTAAATATGGCAAGCCCGAAAAAATATGGCCTGAAATTTTAAAGGAATACGATGTTAAGGGCGTATATACCAATCATGACTATGAGCCTTATGCCTGCGAACGTGATGATAACATGGCCGAATTTTTAACCAGCGAAAAAATAATATTCAAAACATATAAGGATCAGGTTATTTTCGAAAAAAACGAAATTTTAAAAGCCGATAAAACACCCTACACTGTTTTTACTCCTTTTTACAAACAATGGCATGCCAAGTTAAACGATTTTTATGTAGAGGCCTATCCTACTCAAAAATATCTCAAAAATTTATTGCAAATCAAACATTTACCTTACCCAGGTTTGTATGAAATGGGCTTTGAAAAGCGTAAGCTGGATTTTCCGAAAATCAGTTATCAAAACAAACTTGATGATTATGCAAAAAAACGTGATTTCCCTGGACTTGATGGTACCACTCATATTGGACTGCATTTACGTTTTGGAACGTTAAGCATTAGGAAAGCGGTTAAGGATGCATTGGAAGCGAAATCGGATGTCTGGCTTTCTGAATTGGCATGGCGCGAATTTTATATGACCATACTTTGGCATTTCCCTCACTCAGCTTCCAATTCGTTCAAAAAGCAATATGATAAAATTAAATGGCAAAACAACGAAGATGAATTTAAAGCCTGGTGCGAAGGCAATACTGGTTACCCTATTGTAGATGCCGGCATGAGGCAGCTTAACCAAACCGGCTGGATGCACAACCGTGTACGCATGATCGTGGCCAGTTTTTTAACCAAACATTTACTCATCGACTGGCGCTGGGGAGAAGCGTATTTTGCAGAAAAGTTATTAGACTACGAAATGGCAAGCAACGTGGGTGGCTGGCAATGGGCTGCAGGATCAGGAAATGATGCCGCACCTTATTTTAGGATTTTTAACCCTGAACTCCAGACTAAAAAATTCGACCCTAAGTTCGAATATATTAAAAAGTGGGTACCAGAATTTGGAACAAAAAAATATGCCCAACCAATAGTTGAGCATACTTTTGCAAGGGAAAGGGTTTTAAAAGTTTTTAAAGAGGCTTTATCTAATTTGTAA
- a CDS encoding ribosomal maturation YjgA family protein, translated as MKLTFNSKFLFIFLAIFLTEILIAKYLHDAFIRPFGGDVLVVILIYVFFRIFLKTDNKKLALGILIFSFAIEFLQKANYVSWFGWENNKLMRTILGTSFSAYDLLAYFVGYLVVVTLNSFQGLSSRKDA; from the coding sequence ATGAAATTAACGTTTAACTCAAAATTCCTCTTTATTTTTCTTGCGATATTCTTAACTGAAATCTTAATCGCAAAATATCTTCATGATGCATTTATTCGCCCATTTGGTGGCGACGTATTGGTTGTTATCTTGATTTACGTATTTTTTAGGATTTTCCTTAAAACAGATAATAAGAAGTTAGCTTTAGGCATCTTAATTTTTTCTTTCGCAATCGAGTTTCTCCAAAAGGCAAATTATGTTTCCTGGTTTGGTTGGGAAAACAACAAATTAATGCGCACCATATTGGGTACCTCCTTTAGCGCTTATGATCTGCTCGCTTATTTTGTAGGTTATTTAGTGGTCGTCACCTTGAATTCATTTCAGGGGCTATCAAGCAGGAAAGATGCTTAA
- the odhB gene encoding 2-oxoglutarate dehydrogenase complex dihydrolipoyllysine-residue succinyltransferase, with translation MSLEIKVPPVGESITEVVLSRWIKNDGDVVEMDEVIAELESDKATFELTAEQAGTLKTIAAEGDTLAIGAVVCKIEDGGAAPAKADAPKTEEKAVVAEDKTAAPVAEKSGESYATGTPSPAAGKILAEKGIEASAVKGTGVDGRITKDDAVKAEAGKKAEAPKASAPVAAAAAPAGSRGERREKMSPLRRTVAKRLVAVKNETAMLTTFNEVNMKPIMDLRGKYKDQFKEKFGVGLGFMSFFTKAVTEALKDFPAVNGRIEGEELVYNDFADISIAVSAPKGLVVPVIRNAESMTLAQIEKSVLELALKARDSKLTIEEMTGGTFTITNGGVFGSMMSTPIINAPQSAILGMHNIVERPVAEKGEVVIRPMMYVALSYDHRIIDGRESVGFLVRVKQLLEDPARLLLGV, from the coding sequence ATGAGTTTAGAGATAAAAGTTCCACCTGTAGGTGAGTCAATAACCGAAGTTGTTTTATCACGTTGGATAAAAAACGATGGCGATGTTGTTGAAATGGATGAAGTTATTGCCGAATTAGAATCGGATAAAGCAACATTCGAATTAACTGCAGAACAAGCTGGAACTTTAAAAACCATAGCAGCCGAAGGCGATACTTTAGCCATTGGTGCAGTAGTTTGTAAAATTGAAGATGGTGGCGCTGCTCCAGCGAAAGCTGATGCACCAAAAACTGAAGAAAAGGCTGTTGTTGCTGAAGATAAAACTGCAGCTCCGGTTGCCGAAAAATCAGGCGAAAGCTATGCTACAGGAACCCCTTCTCCTGCTGCCGGTAAAATTCTTGCAGAAAAAGGGATTGAGGCTAGCGCTGTAAAAGGTACTGGTGTTGATGGTCGCATTACCAAAGATGATGCTGTTAAAGCAGAGGCTGGTAAAAAAGCAGAAGCACCAAAAGCGAGTGCTCCGGTTGCAGCAGCAGCTGCTCCTGCAGGTAGCCGTGGCGAGCGTCGTGAGAAAATGTCTCCACTACGTAGAACGGTTGCAAAACGTTTAGTTGCTGTTAAAAATGAAACCGCAATGTTGACTACTTTTAACGAAGTTAACATGAAGCCGATTATGGATTTACGCGGAAAATATAAAGATCAGTTTAAAGAAAAATTTGGTGTTGGTTTAGGTTTTATGAGCTTTTTCACTAAAGCCGTTACCGAAGCTTTGAAAGATTTTCCTGCGGTTAACGGCCGTATTGAAGGCGAAGAATTGGTTTACAATGATTTTGCTGATATTTCGATTGCTGTTTCTGCACCAAAAGGTTTAGTCGTTCCGGTAATCCGTAATGCAGAAAGCATGACTTTAGCTCAGATTGAAAAATCAGTTTTAGAATTGGCTTTGAAAGCACGTGATAGCAAATTAACTATCGAAGAAATGACTGGCGGAACATTCACCATCACTAACGGTGGTGTATTTGGGTCGATGATGTCTACACCGATTATTAATGCGCCACAATCGGCTATTTTAGGTATGCACAACATCGTTGAGCGTCCGGTCGCTGAAAAAGGTGAAGTGGTAATCCGTCCGATGATGTACGTTGCCTTATCTTACGATCACAGAATTATTGATGGACGTGAGTCGGTTGGTTTCTTGGTTCGTGTAAAACAACTGTTAGAAGATCCAGCTAGATTATTATTAGGTGTCTAG
- a CDS encoding DASH family cryptochrome: MSKKILVWFRNDLRLHDNEMLVEAIAKSDSILPVYILDRRSFGETKYGTLKTGNIRAQFILESVLGLRSSLKQIGGNLLIAEGNPEDIIPQLAQEYEITEVYHHREVAREETHVSTLVENALWKLRINLKHFIGHTLYNKEDLPFPIKDIPDAFNQFKKKIERDSIIKPCFAAPDRINVAEVIDWGVLSSLEELNLLPQQKDQRADFEFVGGEAEGLAHLQKVIVAMQQAATTKNLILASKLSAWLAMGSLSPRKVYWEIKKMEGVPNTKAMFNHILLGLLWRDYFRFMFKKYGNTFFSPDGFGSQGLIDVVNEQDNFSKWKNAQTGFAVVDAVMTELNQTGFISNIARQTAALYLINNLEVSWVFGAAYFEEKLIDYNPASNWGNWANVAGVGNDQKSKSVFDLDKNIKNLDPKGNYSLTWAS, from the coding sequence ATGTCCAAAAAAATTTTAGTCTGGTTTAGAAATGATCTTCGCTTGCATGATAACGAAATGCTGGTTGAGGCGATTGCTAAGTCTGATTCGATTTTACCTGTTTACATTCTCGATCGCCGTTCTTTTGGCGAAACAAAATACGGTACGCTAAAAACGGGTAATATTAGAGCGCAGTTTATTTTAGAAAGTGTTTTAGGTTTACGCAGTTCGTTAAAGCAGATTGGGGGTAACTTGCTTATCGCCGAAGGTAATCCCGAAGATATTATTCCGCAACTTGCTCAGGAATATGAGATTACCGAAGTTTACCATCACCGCGAAGTTGCAAGGGAAGAAACGCATGTTTCAACTTTGGTAGAAAATGCACTTTGGAAATTACGCATCAACCTGAAACATTTTATCGGTCATACCTTATATAATAAAGAAGATTTACCTTTTCCAATTAAGGATATTCCAGATGCCTTTAATCAGTTTAAGAAAAAGATTGAGCGCGATTCGATTATCAAACCTTGTTTTGCTGCGCCCGACCGCATTAATGTAGCCGAAGTGATTGATTGGGGAGTATTGTCATCGCTAGAAGAACTTAACCTTTTGCCACAACAAAAAGATCAGCGTGCTGATTTTGAATTTGTTGGTGGCGAGGCCGAGGGTTTGGCCCATCTTCAAAAAGTGATTGTAGCTATGCAACAGGCTGCAACAACCAAGAATTTAATTCTGGCTTCAAAACTATCGGCATGGCTGGCCATGGGCAGTTTATCGCCACGAAAAGTGTACTGGGAAATTAAAAAAATGGAAGGTGTGCCCAATACCAAGGCCATGTTCAATCATATTTTATTAGGTCTGCTTTGGAGAGATTACTTCCGTTTCATGTTTAAGAAATATGGTAATACGTTTTTTAGTCCGGATGGATTTGGTAGCCAGGGGCTTATTGATGTTGTAAATGAGCAGGATAACTTTAGTAAATGGAAGAATGCGCAAACAGGTTTTGCTGTGGTAGATGCGGTGATGACAGAGCTAAATCAAACCGGTTTCATCTCGAATATCGCCAGGCAAACAGCAGCTTTATATCTGATCAATAATTTAGAGGTAAGCTGGGTTTTTGGTGCAGCATATTTCGAAGAAAAACTGATCGATTACAACCCGGCAAGTAATTGGGGGAACTGGGCTAATGTAGCCGGTGTAGGTAACGATCAGAAATCAAAAAGTGTTTTCGACCTTGATAAAAATATCAAAAATCTCGACCCAAAAGGCAATTACTCCTTAACTTGGGCATCATAG
- a CDS encoding lipoprotein signal peptidase — MKGYTKPLIVIFLVLLADQLVKTWVKTHMYLGQEFHIIGKWFIIHFTENNGMAFGMEFGGEFGKLALSLFRIAAVAGIGYGLHYLIKHKYHRGLILNVALIFSGALGNIIDSVFYGKIYGYESWFHGRVVDMFYFPIAEGHFPTWVPIWGGEEFVFFRPVFNLADAAISVGVILILIFQKNYFKEDVKDDVSINSEIVED; from the coding sequence ATGAAAGGCTATACAAAACCTTTAATTGTTATCTTTTTAGTTTTACTGGCCGACCAGCTGGTTAAAACCTGGGTTAAAACACATATGTACCTTGGCCAGGAGTTTCATATCATTGGTAAATGGTTTATCATCCATTTTACCGAAAATAATGGGATGGCTTTTGGGATGGAGTTTGGTGGCGAATTTGGTAAATTAGCTTTATCACTTTTTCGTATTGCCGCCGTTGCAGGAATTGGTTATGGCTTACATTATCTAATTAAGCATAAATATCACCGGGGTTTAATTCTAAATGTTGCACTGATCTTTTCTGGCGCACTTGGAAACATTATAGATTCTGTATTTTACGGAAAGATTTATGGTTACGAAAGCTGGTTTCATGGGCGTGTGGTAGATATGTTCTACTTTCCAATTGCAGAAGGCCACTTCCCTACTTGGGTACCAATTTGGGGAGGCGAAGAGTTTGTTTTTTTCAGACCTGTTTTTAACCTTGCAGATGCTGCCATTTCAGTTGGCGTGATACTCATCCTCATTTTCCAGAAAAACTACTTTAAAGAAGATGTAAAGGATGATGTAAGCATCAACAGTGAGATTGTAGAAGATTAA
- a CDS encoding 3-keto-disaccharide hydrolase, which yields MKRYYAFLLLFMISSSTFAQKSLFNGKNLNGWHVDVPAMDKKPDTINPFIVRNGMLVSLGTPGGHLITDKIYKNYQLTVQYRFAGKPGNCGVLVHASTPRALYGMFPKSLEVQMQHNDAGDFWCIEEDITVPDMLARRGPQENWGINGNKLRRIKNLTDDSEKPVGEWNTMIIQCLNNEVKVWVNGTLVNYGTNCTASSGQIALQAEGSEVEFKQLDLKPIKTLSK from the coding sequence ATGAAACGCTATTATGCCTTTTTACTGCTATTTATGATTAGCAGCTCAACATTTGCACAAAAAAGCCTTTTTAACGGAAAAAACCTAAACGGCTGGCATGTAGATGTACCTGCAATGGACAAAAAGCCTGACACCATTAATCCGTTTATTGTACGCAATGGTATGCTGGTGAGTTTAGGTACACCGGGCGGGCACTTAATAACCGATAAAATTTATAAAAATTACCAATTAACTGTACAATACCGCTTTGCTGGTAAACCAGGTAATTGTGGCGTTTTAGTTCATGCATCAACACCAAGAGCATTGTATGGCATGTTTCCAAAATCGCTGGAAGTTCAGATGCAACATAATGATGCTGGCGATTTCTGGTGTATCGAAGAAGATATTACAGTACCCGATATGCTTGCCAGACGTGGACCTCAAGAAAACTGGGGTATAAATGGGAATAAACTCCGCAGGATAAAAAATTTAACAGACGACAGTGAAAAACCTGTTGGCGAATGGAATACCATGATCATACAATGCCTAAATAACGAAGTTAAAGTTTGGGTAAACGGTACATTGGTAAACTATGGCACCAATTGTACAGCAAGTAGCGGGCAGATTGCCTTACAGGCAGAAGGTAGCGAGGTAGAGTTTAAACAGCTAGATCTAAAACCAATTAAAACGTTGTCTAAATAG
- a CDS encoding 2-oxoglutarate dehydrogenase E1 component produces the protein MDKLSYLNGANAEYIESLYQSYQQDPESVEFGWQKFFEGFDFGRGSEAPAVTAETPEQFLKEVNVLNLIDGYRSRGHLFTHTNPVRERRKHLPTLDLANFGLSDADLETVFNSGVEIGIGAAKLKDIVAFLKQTYAGSIGAEFKFLRTPEVLNWIQQKMESARNTPNFSIDEKKRILRKLNEAVSFENFLGTKFLGQKRFSLEGAEALIPALDSVIEKGAELGIEEFVIGMAHRGRLNVLANIMQKTYKDIFAEFEGKSYNPDTPFGGDVKYHLGYSTDVATVSGKSVHLSLCPNPSHLETVDGVVEGMSRSKIDFKYGGDNSRLAPILIHGDASVAGQGIVYEVIQMAGLEGYKTGGTIHLVINNQIGFTTNYKDARTSTYCTDIAKVTLSPVFHVNGDDPEALVYAINLAMEYRQKYKNDVFIDILCYRRFGHNESDEPKFTQPLLYKTIEKHPNPREIYIDQLTKEGKLEAGLAKEMEKDFRNILQERLNEAKEFVAGNAEVKFGGAWADLRMATPKDFESSPVTAVKKSTLLEIGKRITTLPSNKKFFKKIEKLFLERTKMVNETHVFDWAMGEQLAYGTLLSEGKRVRLSGQDVERGTFSHRHAVLTLEDSEEEYVPLANISDQQAAFDIYNSHLSEYGVLGFEYGYAMANPNALTIWEAQFGDFFNGAQIVVDQYIASAETKWQRENGLVMLLPHGYEGQGPEHSSARIERFMELCADYNMQVTNCTTPANFFHVLRRQFKRDFRKPLVVFTPKSLLRHPACVSKLEEFTEGGFKEVIDDVNVKVADVTRIVFCSGKIYYELLEKQQADKLKHVALVRVEQLYPTPVDQMEAIQKKYKNAKEVFWVQEEPENMGAWPYLFRKLYKTALKGIDVISRRESSSTATGFAKQHANQQAYILAKALEISVTDDVKDIAKKATKKLVQID, from the coding sequence ATGGATAAATTATCTTATCTTAATGGCGCAAACGCCGAATATATAGAGTCTTTATATCAATCCTATCAACAAGATCCTGAGTCTGTTGAATTTGGTTGGCAGAAATTTTTCGAAGGTTTCGATTTTGGAAGAGGATCAGAAGCCCCTGCAGTAACAGCAGAAACTCCTGAACAATTTTTAAAAGAGGTTAATGTTTTAAATCTGATTGATGGCTATCGCAGCCGCGGTCACTTGTTTACACATACCAATCCGGTTCGCGAAAGACGTAAACATTTACCAACATTAGATCTGGCAAATTTTGGATTATCTGATGCCGATTTGGAAACCGTTTTCAACTCTGGTGTGGAAATTGGTATCGGTGCAGCAAAATTGAAAGATATTGTAGCCTTTTTAAAACAAACATACGCAGGTTCTATCGGAGCCGAATTTAAGTTTTTACGTACACCTGAAGTGTTGAACTGGATTCAGCAAAAAATGGAAAGTGCGCGTAATACCCCTAATTTCTCGATCGATGAGAAAAAACGTATTCTTCGGAAATTAAACGAAGCAGTAAGTTTTGAAAATTTCTTAGGTACAAAGTTTCTGGGCCAAAAACGTTTTTCATTAGAAGGTGCAGAAGCTTTAATTCCTGCTTTAGATTCAGTAATTGAAAAAGGTGCTGAACTGGGAATTGAAGAATTTGTAATTGGTATGGCACACCGCGGTCGTTTAAACGTGCTGGCCAATATCATGCAAAAAACATACAAAGATATTTTTGCTGAGTTTGAAGGTAAAAGCTACAATCCAGATACCCCATTTGGTGGCGATGTGAAATATCACTTAGGTTACTCTACAGATGTTGCTACCGTTTCGGGCAAAAGCGTTCACTTAAGTTTATGTCCTAACCCATCGCACTTAGAAACAGTTGACGGTGTGGTAGAAGGAATGAGCCGCTCGAAAATCGATTTCAAATATGGTGGCGATAATAGTCGCTTAGCACCAATTTTAATTCATGGCGATGCATCAGTTGCCGGACAAGGTATTGTTTACGAGGTAATTCAGATGGCAGGTCTTGAAGGTTATAAAACTGGTGGAACTATTCACTTGGTAATTAATAATCAGATTGGTTTTACCACCAATTATAAAGATGCCCGTACCAGTACCTATTGTACCGATATTGCTAAAGTAACTTTATCTCCGGTTTTCCACGTAAATGGTGATGATCCCGAGGCTTTGGTTTATGCAATTAACCTGGCAATGGAATACCGTCAGAAATATAAAAATGATGTTTTTATTGACATCCTTTGCTATCGTCGCTTTGGGCATAATGAGTCTGATGAACCTAAGTTCACGCAGCCATTATTATACAAAACCATCGAAAAACACCCTAATCCAAGGGAAATCTATATCGATCAGTTAACCAAAGAAGGTAAATTAGAAGCTGGTTTGGCAAAAGAAATGGAAAAAGATTTCCGTAATATTTTGCAGGAACGTTTAAACGAAGCTAAAGAATTTGTTGCGGGTAATGCCGAAGTTAAATTTGGTGGTGCATGGGCAGATTTGCGTATGGCTACACCTAAAGATTTCGAATCTTCACCGGTTACTGCGGTTAAAAAATCTACTTTATTAGAAATCGGTAAACGCATTACTACTTTACCATCAAATAAAAAGTTCTTCAAGAAAATTGAAAAATTATTTCTTGAGCGGACCAAAATGGTTAACGAAACACATGTTTTCGACTGGGCAATGGGCGAGCAGTTGGCTTATGGTACTTTGTTATCAGAAGGTAAACGTGTTCGTTTAAGCGGTCAGGATGTAGAAAGAGGAACATTCTCTCACCGTCATGCGGTACTAACGTTAGAAGATAGTGAGGAAGAATATGTACCGTTGGCAAACATTTCAGATCAACAAGCTGCTTTCGATATTTACAATTCACACTTATCAGAATACGGCGTTTTAGGTTTCGAGTATGGCTATGCTATGGCAAATCCAAACGCATTAACCATTTGGGAAGCACAATTTGGCGATTTCTTTAACGGAGCACAGATTGTTGTCGATCAGTATATTGCAAGTGCCGAAACCAAATGGCAACGCGAAAACGGTTTGGTTATGTTATTGCCTCACGGTTACGAAGGCCAGGGACCAGAGCACTCATCAGCACGTATTGAGCGTTTTATGGAGCTTTGTGCCGATTACAACATGCAGGTAACCAACTGTACAACTCCGGCAAACTTCTTCCACGTTTTACGTCGCCAGTTTAAACGCGATTTCCGTAAACCATTGGTTGTATTTACTCCTAAAAGTTTATTACGCCACCCAGCCTGTGTTTCTAAATTAGAGGAATTTACCGAAGGTGGCTTTAAAGAAGTAATTGACGATGTAAATGTTAAAGTTGCAGATGTAACACGTATTGTCTTCTGTAGCGGTAAAATTTACTACGAGTTATTGGAGAAACAACAGGCTGATAAATTGAAACACGTAGCCTTGGTTCGTGTAGAGCAGTTGTACCCAACTCCGGTTGATCAGATGGAGGCCATCCAGAAGAAATATAAAAACGCTAAAGAAGTTTTCTGGGTACAAGAAGAGCCAGAAAACATGGGGGCATGGCCATATCTGTTCCGTAAGTTGTACAAAACGGCTTTAAAGGGCATTGATGTAATTTCGAGGAGAGAAAGCAGCAGTACCGCAACAGGTTTTGCAAAACAACATGCTAACCAACAGGCTTATATTTTAGCAAAAGCTTTAGAGATTTCGGTAACGGATGATGTAAAGGATATTGCCAAAAAAGCAACAAAAAAATTAGTTCAGATCGATTAA